The following DNA comes from Syngnathoides biaculeatus isolate LvHL_M chromosome 18, ASM1980259v1, whole genome shotgun sequence.
ACCAACAAGCGTCAGATCACGGACCTGGTGGACCAGAGCATCCAGATCAACACGCACTGTTTCGTGGTGACGGCCGACAACCGCTACATCCTGGTGTGCGGCTTCTGGGACAAGAGCTTCCGGGTCTACTCCACCGAAACCGGTACGACCCGTCGGAGGCCGCGGGTTCCGGACCGTCCCGCTGAACCTTTTGCCGTTCTAACACAGGGAAGCTGACCCAGATCGTGTTCGGCCACTGGGATGTGGTGACGTGTCTGGCCCGTTCTGAGTCCTACATCGGGGGTGACTGCTACATCGTGTCGGGCTCCCGAGACGCCACTCTTCTTCTGTGGTACTGGAGCGGCCGGCATCACATCATCGGGGACAACCCTAACAATAGTAAGTGCTTGATTGTAGACGCCGAAAGGGTCTTGACTAGAAACAGAACACAGcgtattttttactttttttttaactgcaggtGACTATCCCGCCCCCCGAGCCGTCCTGACGGGGCACGACCACGAGGTGGTGTGCGTGTCCGTTTGTGCTGAACTGGGGTTAGTCATCAGCGGGGCCAAAGGTTAGACAAATATCCTTCTTGAATCGTACCGCAGGGTTCTCGTTAAGAATCattcattatctaccgcttttccgggtggggtcgcgggggaagtagcttcagcagggatacccagacttccctttttccCAGTCACTTCTTGcaactcttccggagggatcccgaggcgttcccaagccagccgagagacatagtccctcccggcgtgtcctgggtcgtcctcggggtctctttcccgtgggacatgcccggaacacctcaccagggaggcatccgaatcagatgccccagccacctcatctggctcctctcaatgcggaggagcggcggcccgacactgagcccctcccggaagTACCGaggagcttctcaccctatctcgaagggagaaGCCGGACacccctgtggaggaaactcatttcgaccgctcgtattcgggatcttgttctttcagtcaggACTCTAGTTAAgatgtttattccaaatattgtTCTTGAACCAGAATGTATTTTCCCAAGAGAACCAAAAAGTGCTCTTGACACCAATTGTTTGATTATAGATGAGCCATCCATTGTTAAAATACGTCATATTGTCCTTGAATTACCTTGTAGGGGTCTGGTCTGATGTTGTTCTTGATGTGATCCAGATCGGGCGAATATCGGTccgaatttttttttacgtccaGATGAACCAAATAACATTGTTGAATCCCATCATAGTTCTAGAAGATTGTCAAAAGTTCATTAAAGATGAGCCCGATAGAATTTTGAATTACGTCACAGACCTCTAGAAGAGACAAAAACCGTTCTCGAATGGCATCGTCTCACACTAAATAATCCAATTATGGCTCTTCGACCGTATCGAATCATTATCCATGAGCCAAACGACGCTGTTATTTCTGTGTAATGCAGGATTCTAGCGGATGATCTGAAACAAGCTGTCGCTCCACATAACCGTTTGTCACCTTTTTATTGGATCCGTTTTGTATCCTTAGTGAGCCAAATGCCATTTGTGAATCCCATCATATCGTCGACGGTTAAGCATTCTCGAAGAACTGATTGAATCGCTCTCCAGGCCGCCGTGATTGCGTCTAAAAGTGTGTCTCGCGACTCCTTAGAGGGTCCGTGCCTGGTGCACACCATCACGGGGGACCTCCTGAGGGCCCTGGAGGGCCCCGAGCTGTGCCAGCAGCCTCGTCTGATCTCGGTGTCCAGCGAGGGCCACTGCATCATCTACTACGAGCGAGGGCGCTTCTGCAACTTCAGCATCAACGGCAAGCTGCTGGCTCAGATGGAAGTCAACGACTCCACGCGGGTGAGCCTAAACATCTTTCGTCATGTTTTGGATGAATTATATCTCCGAGCCTACCGCGTATCTTTTTTGAATTTCTTCACCTGGTGTGGTGTCATTCTCGAAGACTctcatgaaaataaattttgcTCTTCAATCGCATTTGCTGAACCAAATTTGATCATTCCGGGTGAGGCAAATGTCGTTCTCAAATTTAATTTCGCAAATAtcggattggggggggggcacggtagagcgttggccttgcagttctgaggacgcaggttcaatcccggccccgcctgtgtggagtttgcatgttctccccctgcctgagtgggttttctccgggcactccggtttcctcccacatcccaaaaatatgcaacattaattggacactcaaaattgcccctaggtgtgattgcaagtgcggcTGATTGTTctcgatgtgccgtgcgattggctggcgaccagttcagggtgtaccccgcctcctgcccgttgacagctgggagaggcttcagcactccctggtaccctcgtgaggataagcggcaaagaaaatggatggatggaagggaaCATCGTATTGTACGAGAATTGAAATGTACGGTTTTGGATGAGCCCCTGTAAGCTCGTTTCAACCCCGCCAGGCCATCCTGCTGAGCAGTGACGGGCAGAACCTGGTGACGGGCGGCGACAACGGTGTGGTGGAAGTCTGGCAGGCCTGCGACTTCAAGCAACTCTACATCTACCCGGGATGCGACGCCGGCATCCGCGCCATGGACCTGTCGCACGACCAGAGGTAACCACGGCGACCCCGCCTTCCCTGAGCCATGTTGCTGTGGAAACTCAGAAACTGGGTGGCAGTTGACACGGAAGATgttgctatagagctcgtgcacgtgacgtcaccgttttcacggcgccatatcgccggtcaaacagagctgctcgacattgaacagGAGGAAAATATTtccaatgcccgagacctgtcgtgctgttggttgtcacaacggacgagacagatattcaaagagatcattctatggaataccatctgaaaagaccagaaaatatcgatggattccgacaattaaacgtgatggatggtgcccgaccaaaatacacacacgcttgtgtagcgatcacttcatttcaggtaggaattattcttctcaatctcataataccaaaaattatttatagtataatgccaagttggcccatttgagaacaatccgtatttaaaaaaaaagaaaataaacctgtCGCAGCAGagagattaacgtgtggccgcaatcgcttccgtgtgcGTGCTGGGGAGACGAtgccgtcctctttttttttttttttttttttttcaatcatagttaatgaatgagagtttgtatGAGGCCATgggtcatttattcaaatactggtatttgtattgaatatcaggtgaaaagatcgatggTTAACGTttggccgaacacacttccgccgttcacgagccgtccacccgtcactatgtgggatttattcctgatgagagcagatccagcaacaaagtattcatatgcatccagacttttatacactttcaaactcttccgtgtaaatctcgacgacttactcaccagatccacgtgtagatccagttgtccaagacaagccgaagcggattaacagtccaatttcttatcagtattaaatacgggtcctctatgctgagtttatgtaatttttccacgtactgtcgtttattttcaccttctaaatgtctgacggtatcggacaagactctgggcgtcgtgctccaAGTCATATttctgtgtcgtctccaactgacttagcattgagcaacgcTTAgcttgacctgcaatatggcgacgtaaacaaaagtcacgccattttatgacgtaggcgcacgagctctattgcctACTAAATTGTTACTAGCAACAGTTGCCGAGGAGACTGTTGTTATTGCCACGGAAACACTTGCTGATAAGCGAACTGTTTCCATGGAAACTGTTACAACTGTTGCTATTGCTATGGAAACATTTGCCGGAAAAGATTGCCTGCTGTGTGGGATCAATGTCGCTAGGGAAGCTGTCACcagactttatttttgtttttgttttttctgccgTAGGACGCTTATCACCGGCATGGCGTCCGGCAGCATCGTGGCGTTCAACATCGACTTCAATCGCTGGCACTACGAGCATCAGAACCGCTACTGAGGCCGTGGGGAAAACGTCTCTCCGGGGTACACGAGAAGAAGACTTGAACTTCTTTTTTACCCCCCCTTCGACGGGATTGTGTGTACTGTCacgcacacacctacacacacgcatataACACGCATATAAACACCACAACACGCGCCCGAGCCCAAAGACGACGACACCCAACGCGGCGCGGATCGGTCGCCGGCGTTGGCGGGTCAGGTTTTGGGTTTTGGGTTTCGAGGTTGCGCTTTAACGCTTCAGTGAGCCGGACACTCTTTGCGGGGTGGTTTCTCTTCCTTTCACGTAGGGATTTGTAATCTTTTACTTTGGTGTGAATACGCCACAGCCtcctttgttgcttttttttttctttttttgtgggtttccGACCTTTTAATTTATTGCTCCCATGTATCATAATGTGTAATAACAAAAACGGCAACCacaatgacgatgatgatggtaAGAAGGTCGAggatggttttttgttttttttttttttgccggagCTATTACCGTCCGGGTTGAAGACCCCCAGCCCCCGCCTCTTAAAAACCAACCTCCCACACGTTGAtgatttgtatttcttttcttttttttttttttttctacatttggtGATCGTCATGTCAAATATGTACATAAAATGTCTCTCTCGCTTTTTCCGGCCCATTTGGACACAAAAAGCTcatgttatttaaaaagaatccaatttttttcagtttttttttttttttttttttttggtatttgcaCTTTGCACCAATCACACGCTATTATTTATGATTAGGCTTTGTTTCCTATTCGGGGGGCTTGAGTTGTTATGTTTGCGATTCTTCTTACAATGGGCCAGGTTCTTTTGGTTCTCGTCCGGGGCCGGGATGAATTCTTTGTGCATCGATGTTTGTATTTAAACGCTCACGTGTGGAGATTTTACAGCAATATGATGACTAGCGTGCACACGCACGTAACTCtagacacacacgcatatacacacacatacacaaacacgcacCACATATCCAAAAACCAACAggcgaagaagaaaaaaaaaaaggtgaaatatttttggatcTATGAAACCCTTAAAAACTATTGTATTCATGTTTTATTGCAAAGATGTAAAATAAGACATGTGTGAGTTGGAAAaacataagaaaaataaattatgcaAAGAATTTAACGACTTGGCTTTTTGATTGAGGCATTACACGTGCCTGGTACTGCATTTTTGGGGACATTTTGATACAAAAGTGGaacaaaaagtttttaaatcGTACATTTGGCCGCAAATGATCgtctttcttgaaaaaaaatgtaaccgtcCTCAAAAGGTTGTAGTTTGAAAGAGTTATTTGCTCCAACAGCTAGACGTTGtcacacatattatatatttgTCCATAGAAGTTATTTTTTGTCCACAGCGATCCAATCGTTGTCCACAATATTTTTGGTGAGAGAATGACATATTTGATCACACAGGTGCAATATTTGTATATAGAAAGGCAATGGTTGTCcacaaaaagttattttgttataaaaaatgttatgtaatgtttgaaaaaaaaagttgcctttAACTGCAAAATTCAGTGGAATCCCAAAATCCTatagattgtaaaaaaaaatatgaccatAAATTGCACTATTTCTttacaaaaatgacacaaaatatatatttaaaaacaacaataaatctttttctttcttcatattatatagtgtatatatattgtatttttgctTGGCCACAATATTAAACtgcatcttttgttttgtttttcatcaccAAAAGTGTTTTATCTACCGAATGGCGCCATTTCTGTCGATATATTTggtcacaaaaaacatttattagttaaaaaaaaaagtgatacatGCCATGAAAAACtaaatgttttacaaaaaaacaactttatgtCATAATTATGCACAAAAATATCTGAATAAAAGTTGTCCTAATACATTTGTTCATGGTGGTTCCACCCTTTTTACTTTAAACAATCCAACATTCCtgtgaaagttgtttttaaacattaattgaacactgaatgaaacatttttttttactttatttcccAGAAGTCTTTGCAGCACGGCCgcgcatgtttgtttgtttgttttttcctgtcCACGTGCGCACGCCTCAGGCGCAAAGCGAGGAGAGGGTGGACTTCGGCGAGGACGAGATGCTGCGGATCTCCACGTTGGCGAAGGAGCCGCCTGCTTCGccggaggaggacgacgacgacgtcgagGACGAGATGACGTTCTTCAGCCTGTGAAGGGCGATGACCAGCAGGCTGAGGAGCAGAACCAGCAGCCCCAGTAACAGCCACACGTACACGTAGACTATGCCCGCCTCGCCTGCAGACGCCGCCGGTCCGGAGACGGACGTTGGCGAGAAGCGCAGGAAGGTTCCGTTTTCCTCCAGGGAGATTCCGGTTCGGTCCATCCCAACTGCGCTGCAAAGACACCAACAGAGGAAGTAGCCGATTGCGTTTGTTGTCCGtatgatgtcacttcctgtttattTTGGCCCCGTCGTTTGGGGTTATGCCGTCGCCCACATGGTGACGCGTGTTTGTTTGCTTTCGCTCAAGTGCCGGCTAATTGCTCTTAATCAGGCTTTTTGTCGCCTGGCAACGGTGCTTGCAGGTCATGGATGCTTTTCAAAAGGCTCGTGGTCGCCCCCTAGTACACATCAGGCAGCTCCGCTCATTTGTTTCTCAGCACCAAATCCTCCACTTGATCGACGACGCTCGTCCCTCAGCATCTTGTGTCTCGGCGTCGTCCATTTGTCAACTCTGCTCACCTCGGAGCATATCGCACACTAGTGTAATTGTGTCTCAGCATTTGGCCCCAATTTATTGACTACGCTCGTGTCTCAGCACCTCATCCATTTTACTGATCATTCAGCACGCATCTGACTAATGTCTCAGCAACTCATCGGTGTGATCGATTGGcatttcacccatccatttgcTGATCCCCCTCGATCCTGTGGTTGTGCCTCACAATTTTACCGAGTTTATTGACTATAATTTCTCTTctgtcatccattttattgACTATGCTCATGTCTCAGTCGACTACACTAGTGTCTTAGCATGTCATCCATGGCGATTGACTAGCACTTCACTCATTTGGTTGCTAATCCTCCTTTCTCAGTATCCTACAATTGATTCATCATCGCTCAGCATTGCGTGCACGAGTGTTTTTGTGCATCGGGATTTTACCCATTTTATTCACTACGCTAATGTCTCAGCATGCCAGTGACAGTACTCTTCACTCAGCGACTTCTGAACTTGCTTCATCTATCAGCACTTGAACCGTTTGGTTGACGACACTCCTTTTCTCAGCATTATCCCTCGAAGCTCCACTCATCTCTCAGCATGTCGTCCATTTGAATGACCGCGCAAATGTCTGAACGTGTGGTGCACGGCTGACTGTTTCACAGCATTTTCGCCCGTTTCGTCCACGACGCCAGCGACTCAGCATGCCATCCATGCAATTTACTTCACTCATCCCTCAGCATGATATGCACTAGACTCCATATCATCTGTTAAGTATTTTCCCCAATTGGTTAGTAACACTGACATCTCAGCATGTCTTCCATTTCCACACTCACTCCCTACTATGTTGTACACGTGCTGCAAACTTTCACTTGTCTGCCTTTTGAGCCATTTGAGTGACTACTATGTTGTGGTCCTGTGTGACTGCATTGTTGATCGTCTTTCAGCATTTCGTTAGAGTGGCGGATGACAATGATGTCTCAGCATCATCTCATCTTGTAATCCCTTGAATGGATTGCTCCCATCTCCCAGAATGTTCTCACTCATTTCTCAGCACGTCAACCAGTTGCGTGACAACACTAAATGTTTCAGCATGTATAAGATTGTAAGGAACTCTTCTTGTATTTCGTATATTTTGTGTCGTTAGAATGCTGCATGTTATTTCGGGTTTATCATTGATTTAAAGATTTGTCATTCAGCATGGACAAATATTTCGTCACACTTTCTCCTCAGAATCCTCACGTCATGAATAATGGAGATGATTGATCTTTGACCAAATGTCATGgcatttggagggggggggcagaggggAGGGGCTACTTGTGTGTGTCTCATCACGTTGCTCACTTGTTACTACGCTCATCTTTCAGTCTTTTGTCCCCACACGTAAGTCTACAAGAATAACCATCGTGTCTCAGCACATTGcaaaaatcatactttttttttaattaactacAAACGTACGTTATCTCAGCATGTCTTCCATTTCGTTGACTGCAACTCAGCATTCAATTAACTACACAGATGTCTCAGCACGTGGTGCCCAAGTGCTCAGTCATTACTCGGCATGTCATCTTGGATTTTTCTCAATGTTTCGGCGTGTCAAGCCTCCCCACTGGTGCAAGTTTTGTCTCTCAGCATATAAGGTGCTGCATTTGTGTCTTAGCATGTCGCACGCAACTGCGACTTGCAACACAGTCAATAATCTCTCAGCATTTCTTTCGGTCAACATTGCACGTGTCTCTGCATGCATCCACTGCATTCATGCTATATTCTAGCACGACAGTAATCCACTTCAATTGCTCGGTTTGGATCATCAGCATTATGCACAACTGTTTGTCTACAATAACGCTCATCTCTCAACATGTCATTCATCTAATGCCCGAGTCTCAGCATGTGCCTTTTCTGCCTCAAAGGTGACTCTCTACACTAACCCTATTTGGTTGACACCGCTCAGCAATTTTGATTATTTACGCTCGTGTCTCAGCATGCGAATGCGCGATCGTCTCTTTCCGGTCGAAATGAAGGTCGCTGCCAATAATAAAGTCTCGTAGTGACGAAAAGGAAACGGCGGGAAGTCGTAAAAGCAAACCTGATTGGCCGTCGGACCTCACTCCATCTCGGTGTCTCGTCCTCTGCCACCCGATTGCTCTGATCCACTCtcacctcttcctcctcctcctcactcactcactctctctttctctctttttttttcctctcatcagCACCACTCACATCTCATCCCCTCATTCATGAGATTCAGTTTTACGCACGTGAACAGCATACACCAGGACACGCACGCGCAAAACGACAGACGCGTACACGCTCGTGCACCCGCTTTCGCACATtgatgagtttgaaaaaaaatgtcacatggtCATTCTTCTAATTAATATGCCTTGCTGAAATCACGTTCCATTTGAGATTTCATACACAGACAAAATTTGACACCATCCAAAATATTACATCCACACGTGTGACAGGCTCGTGTACGGTGACATCAGCGCTAAATGCTAATTGTCAGTTAGCAGACTTTTCGGGTCTCCGTAATTCGCTTCAACTGGATGTCAATAAATTTTGGATTTGTTCTTCTTATATGGTAGatcatatcatatatatatactgatgAACAGGTCAGAAACGTGGGTCGGGTGGAATGGTCTTTGAATTGTTTACCTGGAGAATAAGGAGCTAcgttgtaaccattggaagtggtcactctcaacaaatggcaatgatctacggggtccctcaagggtcaattcttggacccctcctgttcagcctgtatatgctacccttgggccAAATTTTTCGGAACTAGAATTTtggcagtgtctccagatgactgcagtccaattgaggtattgtgctaCTGTCTAGAGCAGATAaaaaactggatgagccaaaattttcttcaactgaaccacaacaaaactgagacaattgtttttggcaataaaggaaAGAGAATTTCTGTtggtaaatacctggactccccatctttaaaaaaaacaaagaccaagtccgaaaccttggtgttctgatagattccgacctgatcttcaacaatcatatcaaatcaatcacaaaaaccgcctcctaccatctgaagaacatatctagggTCTTGAAGTCTTGCATGTGtcaaaaaaacctggaaaagctcatccatgtgtTTTTCTCAACTCGACTTGACTATTGCAACGGTCTTCTGACTTGACTCCCCGAAAAAGAGCATTCAATGGCTTGTTCAGAATGCttcagctcaggttctgaccaggtCACAGCATCTAACTCCAATCCttaagtccttgcactggcttccagtcagctttagaatcgatttgaaagttctgctactggtccataaatcatgaaatgatttaggtcctgaatacatgaaagaaatgccgatggaatacaaacccagtcgagttctgagattgactgacgcatgtcaaatagtggagcgctgagtccaaaacaaaaatggtgaagcaggatttagctattatgctgcacacaagtaGAATAATTTGCCaccagaggtgaggtcagccccaagtgggaatgttttgaaatccaggatgaaaactcttctttttttctcatgctttttaaaatatatccactttttgatcatattacttgcactctatgcgatttttaattgtactttgttgttttcattttttttctatacacgtatatcttgtcatttttattgcgcaagccccccccccccccattttatttCTCTGCTTTGTTTGTCTCAGGGTTGTGCCGACTCACGCGGCCTCGCCCGCGATTCCGCAAGAGAGGACAAACCTGATTGAAAGACAGGCGTCGCGCCCCTCCCGCGTTTAAAACCCGTGACTCACGGCTACGGGactcacggggggggggggggggggatcactcGTACGCCTTGTCGACAGGTCAGTGAGCATCTGAGACTGAAATAAGGACGCTTTTcagaaaacattgttttgttttgttttgttttggttcccAACTCCCACACAGGAAGTGACGCTACAAAATCAAGGTGAGCTGAATttaatttccaatattttttttctttcttactatgttcatttgaattttaCACGACTCGTGTGTACAAGTTTTCTTCCACGATTACTGCCGGTGCCTATAAGAACGTTTAGGGTTTAAAGTACTAATACAGTACGACTCAAAACAATAATAAGGAGCCAGCAGACACTTGTCATGCAGGTAAAACCAGGCAAGCGCGACACAAACACGAAGCCGGCCGGTCGCACCTGTCGGCACTTTCGGACGCTATTTTCGATTACATATTTGGTGCTTATTTACACCATGTTACCCCCCATGCTAATTTTTAGCTCCTCAAGTGCCGTACTTCcattacaaagaaaattaaaagtAGCGTTGTGTGCCGaaaatgttcatcaaaaacaaggcagaggcttTTATTCCTAAAgagtccattcattcatccattttctcagccgcttatcctcatgagggtcgcggggagtgctggagtctatcccagctgtcgacgggcaggaggcggttgccggccaatcgcaggcgcactcacaatcacacctcggggcaatttagagtgtccaattaatgtcgcatgtttttggaatgtgggaggaaaccggagtacaccggagaaaagccacacaggcaatCTCAACACagggtggggccaggatcgaacccgggacctcagaactgtgaggccaacgctttccagctgattgaCCGTgcgaaataaaataattaatcatacattagcatttctttcatgtactcAGGGACCTAAACctgaactttaaaatctattctaaagatgaaaGGAAGCCGgtgtaaggactttaggattggagttatatgctctggcGTCTTTGTTtgggtcagaacccgagctgggATATTCTGAACGTTTAATGCTCTTTtaggg
Coding sequences within:
- the LOC133492255 gene encoding serine rich and transmembrane domain containing 1; translation: MDRTGISLEENGTFLRFSPTSVSGPAASAGEAGIVYVYVWLLLGLLVLLLSLLVIALHRLKNVISSSTSSSSSSGEAGGSFANVEIRSISSSPKSTLSSLCA